The Saprospiraceae bacterium genome contains the following window.
AACCAGGTTCCAAATTTCCATGAGTTCCGGAGAACCCGCATTCACCAATACCGCACCATCCTGAATTTTTTTCTTCGCTTCGGATCTAAGATCCACATGGATTTCAGAGCATGGACCGCAAGGGCCGGTGTCGCCCATTTCCCAAAAATTGTCTTTTTTTCCAAAAAACAAAATCCGATCCTCTGCAATCCATTGTTTCCAGTAAGAAACAGCTTCCAGGTCCTTTTCCAAACCCTCCTTTTCATCCCCGCCAAAAACAGAAACGTATAAATTCTCTTTTGGGATTTTAAATTCTTCGGTTAATAATTTCCAGGCAAATTCTATAGCTTCCTTTTTAAAATAATCGCCAAAGGACCAGTTTCCCAGCATTTCAAACATCGTATGATGATAGCCATCGGTACCCACTTCTTCCAGGTCATTGTGTTTACCACTTACCCGAAGGCATTTTTGGGTATCTGCAATTCGCGGAATGGTAGCGACCTGATTTCCAAGAAAATAATCTTTAAAAGGATTCATCCCGGCATTTGTAAACATCAGGGTCGGATCATTCTTTACAACAATGGGGGCTGAAGGAACAATTTTATGCTGCTGGTTTTCAAAAAAGCTGAGAAAAGTCTGTCGGATGGTCTTTGAATTCATTATAAATTATAATAATAATTAATGTTTATATATTTGTAATATAACTAAATACAAAATAATATCTCCTATATATTATTTTTATTCAATTGAAAAAACGGGTTTTAAAGAAATTTCCTTACTTTTGTAATATTCAAACAAAGCGAGCGTACATCGGATCGCAAATTTAATATTTTTTAACTCTTAGTATTTGAAGAGATCTGAAAAATACGTTTACAACCCTCAAACCCTTCAGTTTGAGAAACTTAAGTTGACCCATAAGTCCTATGTATTTAGGATTGTTGGCTTCATATCAGCTGTTGTATTAACGACCTTTTTTTTCTATTTTATGACTTCTGAATTTTTTCCGTCTCCACGTGAAAAAGCACTTAAAAAGGAACTGAGTCAGATTGAGTATCAAATGCTTATGATGAAAGACCAGGTTCAGATTATGGATAAAGTTCTGGACAATATTCAGGATCGGGACGCGAAAGTTCACCGGGTTTTATTTGGAATGGATCCAATTGACCGGGATCTCTGGGAAGGCGGTGTGGGTGGTCATGATCCCAATGCGGGATTACAAGGCTTGAAATATGCAGGGGCAACCATCCGGGAAACCAAATCTTATATTGATAAATTAGAACGTCAAATCTACCTTCAGTCCAAATCACTGGATACCCTGGAGCAGGCAACTAAAGCCAAAGAAGAACTATTACAAAGCATTCCATCTATAAAACCGGTTCGTATCGATAAACTCAACCGTGACATGGCGCAATTGTCAGGATTTGGCATTAGACTGCACCCCATTCATAAAATCAATAAGATGCATGAAGGGATTGATTTTGCTGCACCTGCCGGAACTGCCATTCAAGCTACCGGTAATGGTCGGGTCGTAAAAGCAGAATCAAAATCATCAGGCTACGGTCGTTATGTTATGATCGATCATGGAAATGGATACCAAACCTTGTATGCTCACATGAAGGAGATTAAAATCAAGGCCGGAGCAAAAGTTAAAAAAGGACAACTCATAGGTTATATCGGAAGTACGGGAACCTCAACGGCCCCACACTGCCATTATGAAATTCGAAAAAATGGCAAACCTATCAACCCGGTACATTTTTGCATGGATGACCTGAGCCCAAAGGAATATCAGGAAATGGTCAATTTGGCTTCTTCGGCCAATCAATCGTTTGACTAGCATTTCCCTTTCTAAAATACAGACCGTTCATTCAATTTTACCCGAAACTTATTCTTCACAATCGCGTATAATTTTAACTCTTAATTTTTGTTCTTCCTTCCAGTACGCGGGATGTCCGCTACGCTCCCATAATTATTAATTATTAATTTTTAATTGTTATTCCTCCTTTCACATACATTTGATCGTATCCTATTTATAATGATGTAAATTACTCTCGAATTGATTCATTGAATTCAAAATACATGGCTATGAACAAACTAATTATGCCGGCTTTATTGATTGCATTTGCTTGCATTTTTTCCTCCGCTACTCTATTTGATGCTCCTAAAATCAAGCTAGAATCCAAAACAGTTTATTTGCCGGATACCATTCCGCTGAATGAATTAGGTAACAACTTATGGAAAACAGCACCCGGTGGATTGTATCCAAACGGATTAAATACAAGGCCTCAAACCCACGAGAAAGACGGGCAAGCAATTTCAAAAACCTTGATTCCCTTGGATAGTTTTGGAATTGCAGATCCCAGTAATGGAAAAATTGTTTTATTATCGATTGGAATGTCCAATGCAACACAAGAATTTTCAGCATTTAAACTTTTAGCTGATACGTTTCGGAATAAAAATCCTAAACTTTTAATAGTTGATGGCGCCCAAGGCGGACAAACCGCATCCGTTATTAAAAATCCTAATGCCAATTTTTGGACCGTTGTAAATCAACGATTGTTTCAACAAAAAGTAAGTGGCAAACAAGTTCAAGCCGTTTGGATAAAGGAAGCCAATGCAAATCCAACAGCTGCTTTTCCTAAACATGCAGACGATTTAAAGAATGACATCAAACTCATCGTACAAATTCTGAAACAAAAATATCCGAACCTCAAACTGCTGTATTTATCCAGCCGAATTTATGGTGGCTATGCAAATACGACATTAAATCCGGAGCCCTTTGCTTATGAATCCGGTTTTTCAATTAAATGGCTGATAGAAGAACAGATAAACGGAGACAGCAGTTTATCTTATCAAGGTGCTAATATAAAATCACCTTGGTTGTCCTGGGGTCCTTATTTATGGGCTAAAGGAAATACTGCCAGAACTGACGGATTGCTTTGGTTGCCTACAGATTTTGCAGCAGATGGCACCCATCCATCCAATTCGGGTCGACTTAAAGTGGCCAATCTGTTGCTGCAATTTTTTTCTTTAGACAGCACCTGCATTCCTTGGTTTTTAAAACAGGCGGTTACACGGGTTAGCGATATAAATCAAAACCCTTCAATTTCAATTTATCCGAATCCATTTTCAAATGAATTTAGTTATTCCTGGTACTCCATTTCATCAAACTACACACAGATTTTATTAGTAAATGCTCACGGAGAATTGCTTTGCAAATTATATGAAGGCTATTCAAAGCCTGGACCACAATCCATAACATTTTCTGGAATTGCTTTGAATGCCGGTTTGTATTACATCCAGTTCAAAACCCAGGAATTTACAAAATTGAATAAAGTCTTGCTTGTCCATTAAACTTTTAATCAAAGCCTTAGTCAAAGCAGGATGAATTCGTTGATGAAGCATTTCGTTCTTTTGTTTTTTATTGGAATTGTTCCGATCAACCTCCTGATAAGTCAGTCGCAATACAAAGTTTATTTCTTTTTATTAGAAGATTGCAAAATTAGCCAGGCCTATATTTCTGAAATCAAGCGTATTGAAAAAGAATTTGCCAATGACTCTATCCGTTTTGTAGCGCTATTTCCAAATGCTACTTCAACCGAACAAAGCGTACTAACTTTTAATAAAAGATACAAATTGCCCATGCTATGTAAACAAGATGTGCAGCGCATGGTCGCAGACCAATATCAAATTTCCGTTTTGCCCGAAGTGGTCGTCATCAATGAAACGCAACATCAAAAACTTTATCAGGGACGCATTGATAATTTATTTGTAGCCATTGGCAAACGCAGAAAAAAAGCAACAACATTCGATTTAAAAGAAGTGCTTAAAGGCATTGTAAGTGGCCAGCAACTCCCCTATCGAAAAACAGCTGCAATTGGTTGTTTTTTAAGTCATTGGGATAATTAATAGCTTAATTTCAAGAAACTTTGTACTTTTATTATTCTTACTTTTAAATGCAATCATGAAATACATTCTCGCACTCTGTTTTTTTTGTTCACTTTTTAGCGTATCCGCCCAGAATTATTCAGAAGATATTGCTCCACTCATCTACAAACACTGCAGCAATTGCCATCGTCCGGGTGAAATTGCACCCTTTGCATTGACCAATTACAATGAAGTGGCCAGTTGGGCATCCACGATTAAACACGTTACTGAAATAAAATACATGCCACCCTGGAAACCGGATCCAAAATATCAACAATACCAATTGGAGAATTATCTCAGCGATGATGAGATAGCAACAATTGGAAATTGGGTATTAAAAGGAATGCCCCAGGGAGATCCTGCAAAGGAACCTGCATTTCCAAATTATCCTAAAGGATCTCAAATCGGGACACCAGATTTAGCGATTTCATTTTCTCAATCCTATGTTCACAAAGGAAATGACAATGATGAATACCGCTATTTTGTATTGCCCACCAATTTAACTGAAGACAAAGAATTGATCGCATTGGAAATGCGACCTGGAAATAGTAAGATTGTACATCATACGTTATTTTGGGCTGATGAAACAGGGAAGGCACGAGCAGAAGATGCTAAGTCACCGGAATACGGATATACCGGAGGAGGTTCTTCTGTTTCCTTAGACAACCAACTGCCAGGATATGTACCTGGACAAAAGCCCAATGTATTTACCAGCGGCATGTCCCAAACTGTTAAAAAAGGATCCGACCTGGTTTTACAAATGCATTATGCCCCAAGCAGCATTGATGAACCTGATAGTTCGACAGTCAATTTATTTTTTGCAAAAAAACCGGCGCCCCGTAAAGTTCAAAATAAAATTATGTTGCCCTATGACTTAGTAAATGGGCCTTTTATTATACCAGCAAATCAGGTAAAAGAATTTCATGGTGTTTACAAGATTCCATTCAAAGTAAGTTTACTGGGAATCTGGCCTCATTGCCATAAACTTGGAAAGAAATGGGAAGCCTACGCCAAACTTCCGGATGGATCACAAATCCCATTAATCAAAATTGAAGATTGGGATTTTAATTGGCAAGGAGGCTATTATTTCAATAAATTAATCGTGTTGCCTGTCGGTTCCGAAATCCATGCCTTTGCTACATATGATAACACCACAAATAATCCGGTCAATCCAAACGATCCACCCAAATCCATTACCTGGGGAGAAGGCACTTCAGATGAAATGTATTATTTGCCTTTAACCTATGTTATTTACCAACCCGGAGATGAAAGCCTTGTTTTAAATTCATCGAAACCAGATTTAAACGAAACAGGAATCGAAAATATCGAAAGCAAACTCTATCCAATTTATCCAAATCCAGTAAACACTCAAACGATCCTGGTTGGTTTTGTTTTAAATAAAGACCAGGATGTTGCTTTTAATTTGTGTACGCAAGATGGCAAACAAATCAGCAATTTACAAAGCAAACAAACGTATTTACAAGGCCAGCACAGCTTAAAATTCACAATCCCGGATAACATCCCAAATGGTACGTATTTAATAAAAATGAATACGACAGAACGGGTTTGGACAGAGCGGATTATGGTGGTGGAATAGAGGCTAGAGGCTAGAGACTAGAGGCTAGAGGCTAGAGGTGGAATTGCTCAAAAAACCGGACACAAAAAGCTAAACATCTAGTCTGTTAGTTAATAATTTATTTTTCTGTAAAGGACTCATAAAACCAATTGAACTGTGTTTTCTATGAGTATTATACCATCTTTCGATATAATCAAATATGTGCTTTTTAGCTTCATAAATATCTTCAAATATCTGATTTTTAATGCATTCTGATTTAATAGTTTTAAAAAAACTTTCAGCTACTGCATTGTCCCAGCAGTTTGCCTTTCTGCTCATGCTTTGTTGTATGTTTTTATTTTTATTTAAAAGGTGCCTAAAAACCAAGCAACTATATTGAATTCCACGATCGGAGTGAAAAATCAGCTTTTGCCTTATTCTATTTTTTTCCAGTGCTTTGTTCATAGCTATTACAATGGTATGTTCGGCATTTAATGTGTTGCTTAGATGCCAAGAAACTACCATTCGATCAGCCAAATCCAGGATGGCTGTTAAATAACACCATCCTTGTCTGGTAGCAATATAGGTGATGTCACTAACCCATTTGTGATTAACCCTACTTGCATAAAATTCTCGATTGAGGATATTTTCACTGATTGGGTTGTCGTGATTAGAATCCGTTGTTACTACAAACTTTTTCTTAGGCTTTGCTACCAATCTAAGTTTGTTCATGATCCGTGCCACTGTGGATTTAGATGTTTTAATATGTTGATCTCTTAATTCCTCAACGATTCGTGGGCTTCCGTAGGAAGATTTGCTTTTGTAAAATATAGTCCTAATCTTGCTTTCTAATTCCGAACCTGAATCAGGTACTCGTTTAAGCCAAGCATAGTAGGAAGATCTACCCATTCCAAATATATTGCACATCTTTTCAACACTAACTCCCCATTTATTATCTCGAATCATTTGATAGAGGTTGTGTCTCCCAAGGAAAAGATGTGGATAGCCTTTTTTAAAATTTGGGTCTCTAATCGAGAATCCGCCAATTCCTTACGCAATCTCCTAAGTTCTTGTTCCTCTTGACTCAATGCCTCTTTTCCATTTCCAGGAAAACTTAGTTTTTCACCTGATTTGAGGAATTCACGACGCCATCTACTAATCATATCAGGGTGAATTGATAGTTCTTCACCTAATTTATCAATGTTATTGCATTCCAGGCTCCTATTTACAACTTCAAGTTTAAATTGCCTGTCGTATTTTCTTCGAGTTTTCATAATCATAAAAATAATGTTTTATGACTAGAGACTTAACTTTGTGTCCAGTTATTTGAGGACGTCCAGAGGCTAGAGACTAGAGACTAGAGACTAGAGGCTAGAGGCTAGAGGCTAAAAAATGTTGTAATCTTGCTATGCCCGATCGACTGATCCAAATATTGTCCTAAAAATTGAAATGAATCCTCAACCGGATCGGGCGGGGTTCTATGCTGCAATGGGAATGAAGTCTAAAGGCTAGTGGCTGGAAGAAAGTTGAGAGTTGTTATTATGCTTCTTTGCGCCTTTGCGCCTTTGCGGCTCTGCGTGAAAAATTTATAGTTGAAAGTTGTTAGTGGATCGTTGATAGACTGAAAGGTGAATGGTTTTCATTTTTTTCGTTGACTTTTTAAAATAGATAAAGAATAGATGGAGAATGGATGGAGAATAGATAAAGAATGGATAAAGAATGGATATAGTTAGGATATAGTTATGGAGACTTTAGTATGCTTAGTCTATCCATCCGAAAATTGCCTAGAAAATAAAAGCCTAATTTAACGCACCACAAGTATTCTATCAAATTTTGTCACCACACGATTTTTTTATTGGACTGGCGGTTTAGGTTGGCAGCCTGTTAAAATGCGATTCTGGAGGCCAAGAAGACGCCTGGAGGCTTGTTAATCAAATCTACAATGCTGCAATTTTATAATGGAATAACAGAATCAAAATAGATTATTGCATTTATTTAAATCCTATTATCAATTTACAAGCAATGAAAATCCTGCAATTACGCGACCCTTTTGTGGATGATCTAAAATAATTCGAGCAAATTTCAAATGCTCCCCTGATTTCATTGTGGATAATAGTCTCATCGTCTTATCAGAAAATTCTGAACCCTGGTTAAATACAGTCATGGGGGGATGCTTGTCTTTATATACCACAAGATTAAATGATAAAATATTCCATTCCCCTTCCCAATTCCTTTGGAACATTCCATTGCAGCGAAATTCGATTTCAGTTAATTGTTTGATCAAGACTTCATCTGCGCTACAATCTTGAGCAATAAATTTTGCTGGCAAAGATTCACAATTGACTGCATCTAAATAAATATCAATAACTTTAACGACCTTACTTTCGGTTAGCCCCGTTTCAAGATCAGTGACGGTAATTGAATCGATGCGATCATAAACACCGGATTTAAAATTTTGGCATATGCCTTGATTCATACTACCTATTAAAAAAATGCAGCATACCAGGATCGCTTTCATAAGGATTTTAATTAATTACAAGACTAAGATCGTGATTTTTTCAATAGCAGCTGCATTTGAATCTCAAATACAAGAATTACTCCAGAACAAAGGTTATATAAATGCTTATGTTGTATTGCAAAATACTATAAATAAGAATACCTTCACCTGTTTAATAAAAACCTACCCTGGCAATACAAACAAACTAAACAAACATGAAAAAAATAATTCTATTAACCTTAACAATCGCTACTTCCTTCTGCTTTGGTTTTGCATTTAAAACCATTTTAGTACAGCAGACGCCCGCAGCCAATGAACTTAAAAGAGTCACCGGAATTGGTGGCATTTTTTTTAAATGCAAAGACCCTAAAACTATAAGAGCCTGGTATCAAACACATCTTGGCCTCCAAACCAACCAATATGGCGCTGTGTTTGAATGGCGTCAGGGAGTGGACTCCAGTAAAAAAGGATTTTCACAATGGAGTCCGTTTAAAGAAACGACCAGCTATTTTGCACCTTCCGCCAAGGAGTTTATGATCAACTACCGGGTTGACAATTTAGTTGCACTTGTTGAAGAATTAAAAAAAGAAGGCGTCACGATAACAGATACCCTTGAATCCTATGACTATGGTAAATTTATTCACATCATGGATCCTGAAGGAAATAAAATTGAATTGTGGGAAGCAAATGATGAGGAATATGAAAAAATAGGAATTCAAATGGGTAGTAAAACGACTAAGTAATAATTCTAATCAATGACTTAAAATCTGTTTTTTCATTTGGTATTAATTCGTGTCTGCAGACACGTAAAAAAACATTTGTGGAATATTCTACGGAAGAAGGCGCTCTTTTTAAACTCGAAGTCTTCAACATGCATTTTACTATACTTTGTTTTTAATTTCAAACTCATTATAATAAACAACACCAATTAAAAACAAATTACATAATTTGATTTTAAAAGATGTCCGTTTGGCGCTGCTATTCAGATATCCTGGTTACATTTCTATAAATACGTATTGATATTAAATTTTTATCTTCTTCCACCAAATCAAAACAATTATTTGAACCCAATTAAAAACAACTAGTTTTATACTAATACCCAAGTTACAATTTTATAGTTCTGTAATTCGTTTGAATTTAATTGCTTATTAAATAAACAGATTAAAATAAATAAAAAATACTTTCCCTCATACAGCATATTATCCCTAATTTGTATCTTGTTATCAGACATACCCTATGCACGTGATTAAATCATTTTCAGTTTTACTTTTTTTTCTCATCCTTGGGATGCCTTCCGGGAATGCACAATATTGTGCATTTGATGAAATGCATCAGACTTTATTGAAAACAGATCCTTTATATAAAAAACGGGTGGAAGACATGGAGCGTTTGATTTACACTCAAAGTCAGGCACTTCAACATAAAAAAGTGACCCCTCGTTCCAAAGCCAATTATATCTTACCGGTTGTCATTCATTTGATCGTCCCTCCTGGCACCAATATAGGTCAGGGAAATAATCTTACCGATGCCCAAGTTGAACAGGGACTGGATTACTTAAATCAGGCTTTTTCAAACTCGGGTCCTTTTATGGCTGCCAATGGAGTGGATTGTGGCATTCAGTTTTGCTTGGCTCGCAGAGATCCCAACGGACAACCAACCAATGGGATCACCCGCACAGCCAGTACGCTGGTTGCTGATCTTACGTGTAATCCAGGAACGGATGCCGGGAGTGATGGAGCACTTAAACTGTTGGACAATTGGGATTGTACAAAGTATATCAATATTTGGCTGGTTACCGATTTGTTTAATACCAATTTCGGATGCAGTCTGGCAGGCTACGCTTATTTTCCAGGGGCTCCTTGTTCAGTGGATGGCATTGTCCAGGAAAGCAGATACTGGAATTCTGTTGGAGGCACTGTGGTAACTGCCCATGAAATGGGTCATTACTTTTCACTAAATCATACATTTAATGGGGGCTGTACCAATACCAATTGTTTATTGGATGGGGACCGCGTTTGTGATACCCCACCAGACAATTCGTTTTCCTTTGCACCCTGCAATACAAATTCCTGTACCAATGACTTACCGGATTTACCGGCTGACAATACCAATTATATGGATTATACATCCTGCAGTCCAGCACATTTTACCGATGGTCAACGAATTCGGATGATTGCTGCCTTGGAATCAACTCGAAAATCCCTCATCCTATCAAACGGATGCTTGCCACCCGGTGATTACGATGCAGCTGCGTTGAATCTCAGTTTTAGTAACGATCTATGCGCTGACAGTCTGTGTGCAAGTTTAAAATTACGCAATGATGGATCTAAAAAATTCTCTTCGGTACAAATCAATTATAGTTTAGACGGAGTCACTCCATTAAGCTTTAATTGGACAGGAATGTTAAATCCTACTGAGTCCACTTTAATTAAAATTCCCTGCATTAAAATAAACCCTGGCAAACATACATTGATAATTACCATTGGTAATCCGGACAATCAACTTGATTTCTATTTATCAAATAACAGCATTACGCTTGACTTTGAAACCTATCCAATCCTCAGTTTAGCATTAGACAGCATCACGCCAACTCATTGCATCAGCGATGGAACCTTAGCCGCACATGCGAGTGGAGGTACAAAGCCCTATATTTATAAATTAGATAAACGGAGCGGATCACAAACCATCCCCTATTTTCAACTGCTCTTAAGTGGTTCCTATGTTTTGACGGTTGTGGACACGCATAATTGTCAGGCAAATTTGCAAATTGACATTCCGGATAGTTGTAAAGTAATCAACAACAAAAAATTTATCACAAACCGGGATGCAAGGCAACTCGGGAATGATTGCTATTTATTGACTGAAGAAAAAAATTATCAAACGGGATCGATATGGTATGAAGACAAAGTCAGTCTGTTCCAAAGTTTTGACATATACTTTGATCTGAATTTAGGATGTATTGATGCCAATGGAGCGGATGGAATTGCATTTGTATTTCAACCCATATCCACATCGATCGGTGTAACCGGAGGTGGTTTGGGATATCAGGGAGTCATTCCAAGTCTGGCAGTTGAATTTGATACCTGGCAAAATGCCAATTTTTCAGATCCGTTTTATGATCATGTATCCCTAATGCGTAATGGAAATGTGGATCATGCTGCATCGGATAATCTTTCAGGACCGGTAGGCATGTTTCCAGGAAATGCAAATGCAGAAGATTGTAAATTTCACAAGGCACTTATCCGATGGAGTGCTTCCAATCAAACCATTGAAGTTTATATTGATTGTAATTTACGATTGCGCTATTCCGGAGATATCATACGTTCTATTTTTAACAACGATCCAAATGTATATTTTGGATTTACCGCTGCAACCGGAGGTGCGATTAACGTTCAACAAATTTGTTTGAATTACATTACAGGAATTAACAAATTACCGGATTATACTATTTGTGATGGAGAATCCATTCAAATTGCAGCCAGTCCAAAATTTGATAAATATCAATGGAGTCCAGTTAATGGAATTAGCAACGCAAACATTCAAAATCCAATTTTCAATCCAGACAGTACGACTAAATATTTCATTCACTATAAAGATTTTTGCGGATTTGATTATCGCGATTCTTTAACTGTGAATGTCAAAAAATTAAAACTGGAATATGAATTACGCTTATTGGATAGTTGTGGTTCATTTGCAGGTGCATTCTTGCATATTTTGGAAAAACCCGAAGACAGTGCTGCACTTTATTCAATGGATGGGGTCCGATTCTGGAAACAAATTTTTTATGAACTCCCCTACGCAGGATTTTATACCATTTATGTAAAGATTGGAAATTGCATCATTCCTGAAATTATTGAAGTCGGAGAATACAAACATAAACTGCGAGACAGTCTGCTGTGGGTGCAGGGTTTAAATTGTAAAGATTCCGGAAGAATCGTAATAACCGGATTGGAAGGAATTCCACCCTATCAATATCGAATCAATGGAGGCAGCTGGCAAAATGATGGAGGCTTTAATGGCTTGTTGCCAGGAAATTATGTCATTGATATTCGGGATTCGACGACTTGCAGTGTTCAACGGACTGTGCAAATTGTAAAGTTCATTAATAAATTAAGTTTAAAGCAAGACAGTGCGGATTTCGAAATTGATTGTTGCAATCCAAGATCGTTTATTCATGTAAGTGCCGGAGGATCATTTCCATTTTACTATTATTCATTGGATCAAAATTCATGGACAGCTTCCGGAGCATTTGACTCAATTCCACCAGGACCGCATCAGCTGATTGCAAGAGATGAATTCGGTTGCAGCTCCGATACCTTGTATTTTAATATCGAAGATCACTCACAAAATTCTGTTGACACTCAATCTTTTAAATTATGTGAAGGCGAATATGTGCAGGTAGGTTCAAAACGGTACGATAAAAGCGGAAGCTATACAGACGTGTTTAAAAATGCATTTTGTTGCGACAGTATTTTGGTAACCAATTTAGTGGTTAATCCAATTTATTCAAAACAAAATATTCATACAATTTGCAGTGGTGATTTTATTCAAGTTGGGAATAAAAGCTATTCAGTCTCAGGAATTTATTTAGATACTTTACAATCCATTTTTTCTTGTGACAGTATAATTTATACCCAACTCACTGTGAATCCTTCCTCAAATAACAATCTGAATTTTACGATTTGTGCGGGTGAATCCATACAAGTAGGGAGCCATCAGTATACTAACAGCGGAACCTACATAGATAGCCTCACAACAGTTAAAGGCTGCGACAGCATTATCCAAACGCAGTTGCGAGTAAACCCTATTCACCGGGAACAATTCAACTACTTAAAATGCAAAGGACAATTTGTACAAATTGGATCGAATGTATACACTAAAAGTGGCCAATATATTGACAGCCTTAACAATCAATTTGGCTGTGATAGTTTGATTTTTACAAATTTACTGATTGATACGGTCAGTGCATTGCTTACAATAGATTCCATTCTGTGTTTTGGTGATGACAACGGGCAGATTGAAATCAAAGCAAATCAGGGAATTCGGGAAT
Protein-coding sequences here:
- a CDS encoding gliding motility-associated C-terminal domain-containing protein, whose product is MHVIKSFSVLLFFLILGMPSGNAQYCAFDEMHQTLLKTDPLYKKRVEDMERLIYTQSQALQHKKVTPRSKANYILPVVIHLIVPPGTNIGQGNNLTDAQVEQGLDYLNQAFSNSGPFMAANGVDCGIQFCLARRDPNGQPTNGITRTASTLVADLTCNPGTDAGSDGALKLLDNWDCTKYINIWLVTDLFNTNFGCSLAGYAYFPGAPCSVDGIVQESRYWNSVGGTVVTAHEMGHYFSLNHTFNGGCTNTNCLLDGDRVCDTPPDNSFSFAPCNTNSCTNDLPDLPADNTNYMDYTSCSPAHFTDGQRIRMIAALESTRKSLILSNGCLPPGDYDAAALNLSFSNDLCADSLCASLKLRNDGSKKFSSVQINYSLDGVTPLSFNWTGMLNPTESTLIKIPCIKINPGKHTLIITIGNPDNQLDFYLSNNSITLDFETYPILSLALDSITPTHCISDGTLAAHASGGTKPYIYKLDKRSGSQTIPYFQLLLSGSYVLTVVDTHNCQANLQIDIPDSCKVINNKKFITNRDARQLGNDCYLLTEEKNYQTGSIWYEDKVSLFQSFDIYFDLNLGCIDANGADGIAFVFQPISTSIGVTGGGLGYQGVIPSLAVEFDTWQNANFSDPFYDHVSLMRNGNVDHAASDNLSGPVGMFPGNANAEDCKFHKALIRWSASNQTIEVYIDCNLRLRYSGDIIRSIFNNDPNVYFGFTAATGGAINVQQICLNYITGINKLPDYTICDGESIQIAASPKFDKYQWSPVNGISNANIQNPIFNPDSTTKYFIHYKDFCGFDYRDSLTVNVKKLKLEYELRLLDSCGSFAGAFLHILEKPEDSAALYSMDGVRFWKQIFYELPYAGFYTIYVKIGNCIIPEIIEVGEYKHKLRDSLLWVQGLNCKDSGRIVITGLEGIPPYQYRINGGSWQNDGGFNGLLPGNYVIDIRDSTTCSVQRTVQIVKFINKLSLKQDSADFEIDCCNPRSFIHVSAGGSFPFYYYSLDQNSWTASGAFDSIPPGPHQLIARDEFGCSSDTLYFNIEDHSQNSVDTQSFKLCEGEYVQVGSKRYDKSGSYTDVFKNAFCCDSILVTNLVVNPIYSKQNIHTICSGDFIQVGNKSYSVSGIYLDTLQSIFSCDSIIYTQLTVNPSSNNNLNFTICAGESIQVGSHQYTNSGTYIDSLTTVKGCDSIIQTQLRVNPIHREQFNYLKCKGQFVQIGSNVYTKSGQYIDSLNNQFGCDSLIFTNLLIDTVSALLTIDSILCFGDDNGQIEIKANQGIREFLFALNDTATYSNRTVYDQLKPGTYTVFIKDSIGCEESYSILLFQPQKLAADLPVEIKLTLGDKITLKPLLNFNPIKIEWTPATGLSCTDCIEPNLQALHDATYEVRFTDSYGCEVVGQVKILVNNQTDIYIPNVFTPNGDQINDWVTVFGGESIQEVKLFQLFDRWGNLVFENQHFQVNDLAAGWNGLMNGQHMNPAVFVYHAIALRLDGTEIQKTGTITLIR